One Bartonella kosoyi DNA segment encodes these proteins:
- the mfd gene encoding transcription-repair coupling factor produces MPIFKKNIIPSNSPAHMIFDGITDGFEAFALAKLSSEIAQGKPLIYVVRDGTKIAHLKQVLNFIEPNLPVLQFPAWDCLPYDRVSPGIAIMARRLSALARLANLRQNPHSAIILTTANAIMQKLPPREMIEAQLIHAHVGQRHNMGHFIQFLETNGFERVTVVRDVGEFAVRGGILDIFSPMDIQPLRLDFFGDTLESIRVFDPESQRTTRQKTELLLQAMSEVVLTDECISRFKSNYTRTFGVSQKNNMLYEALAQGRRFAGMEHWLPFFYESLDTFFDHCGNLPLVFEHLIEEVFVERYRLIEDYYNARKERENDKENTTSYHPIDPSLLYLTPERVLECVQQFSQRIDFSPFNIPQSLEQTVIHTQVKQGYDFVKERNAQEKNVFSSVIDHIASLRAAGKKVLLACWSEGSLNRLVQVLDEHGLKKIDVVKSLQTVKATPRDRILAAVIMIEHGFEAEDLAIIAEQDILGDRFIRSPKRRKNNTNFISEISALNSGDLVVHIDHGIGQFVGLKTITTTGILRDCLEIKYAGGDLLFLPVENIELLSRYGSEGTEVTLDKLGGVAWQARKARLKKHLLEMAGQLIRIAAERATRAAPTLLPPVGPFDEFVAGFPYEETEDQMNAIDAVLDDLASGKPMDRLICGDVGFGKTEVAIRSAFVAALNGYQVAVVVPTTLLSRQHYKTFISRFQGLPVKIGHASRLVKTKELAQVKKGISDGTIDIVIGTHALLSGAVNFLRLGLLIIDEEQHFGVKHKERLKELKSDIHVLTLSATPIPRTLGLALSGVRELSLITTPPIDRMAVRTFISPFDALVIRETLLREYYRGGQSFYVCPRISDLAFVEEYLKTHVPELKFVIAHGQMPAGQLDDIMNAFYDGQYDVLLSTTIIESGLDIPTANTLIVHRAEMFGLSALYQLRGRVGRSKQRAYALFTFPSGKVLTSAADRRLKVLQSLDTLGAGFQLASHDMDIRGSGNFLGEEQSGHIKEVGFELYQKMLEEAVAELKDGELSEDKQWSPQISLATTVMIPESFVPDLSLRMGLYRRLTELENLEQIDEFAAELIDRFGPLPLEVQHILKVFHIKILCRKAHVEKLDAGPKGIVIQFRNNYFADSVALVQWVGKQGSMAKIRPDQSIALIRDWATVDERLIGAATIMTELVEMAEKHSV; encoded by the coding sequence ATGCCTATATTTAAAAAAAATATCATTCCTTCCAATAGTCCTGCTCATATGATTTTTGATGGCATTACTGATGGATTTGAAGCCTTTGCCCTTGCTAAATTAAGTTCAGAAATTGCACAGGGTAAACCACTCATCTATGTTGTCCGAGACGGAACAAAAATTGCACACTTAAAACAAGTTTTAAATTTTATTGAGCCCAATTTGCCCGTCCTTCAATTTCCTGCATGGGATTGTTTGCCTTATGATCGCGTGTCACCAGGAATTGCTATTATGGCACGTCGACTATCAGCATTGGCACGCCTGGCCAATTTACGTCAAAATCCACATTCTGCAATTATCCTAACAACAGCCAATGCAATTATGCAAAAGTTGCCTCCTCGTGAAATGATAGAAGCTCAGCTTATTCATGCACATGTTGGCCAGCGCCATAACATGGGACATTTCATTCAATTCCTAGAAACTAATGGTTTTGAACGCGTTACGGTTGTCCGCGATGTTGGTGAGTTTGCTGTAAGAGGAGGGATACTTGATATCTTTTCTCCTATGGATATCCAGCCTTTACGTCTTGATTTTTTTGGAGATACCCTAGAAAGCATCCGTGTATTTGATCCAGAAAGTCAAAGAACAACACGCCAAAAAACTGAACTTTTATTACAGGCAATGAGCGAGGTTGTTTTGACAGATGAATGCATCAGCCGTTTTAAAAGCAATTATACCCGTACATTTGGTGTATCACAAAAAAATAACATGCTTTATGAAGCACTTGCTCAAGGTCGGCGTTTTGCTGGTATGGAACATTGGCTCCCATTTTTTTATGAAAGCCTTGATACTTTTTTTGATCATTGTGGCAATTTACCGCTTGTTTTTGAACATCTCATAGAAGAAGTTTTCGTTGAGCGTTATCGCCTTATTGAAGACTATTATAACGCGCGTAAAGAGCGCGAAAATGATAAAGAAAATACGACGTCTTATCATCCGATAGATCCTAGTCTTCTCTACTTAACGCCAGAGCGTGTTTTGGAGTGTGTGCAACAATTTTCACAGCGTATTGATTTTTCGCCTTTTAATATTCCACAAAGTTTGGAACAAACAGTTATTCACACACAAGTAAAACAGGGATATGATTTTGTAAAAGAGCGTAATGCGCAAGAAAAGAATGTTTTTTCAAGTGTTATTGATCACATCGCATCTTTACGTGCTGCTGGCAAAAAAGTACTTTTAGCGTGTTGGAGTGAAGGTTCTCTCAATCGTTTGGTACAAGTTCTTGACGAGCATGGATTGAAAAAAATAGATGTTGTAAAATCCTTGCAAACTGTCAAAGCAACACCACGAGATCGCATATTAGCAGCTGTTATCATGATAGAACATGGTTTTGAAGCTGAAGATTTAGCTATTATAGCAGAGCAAGATATTTTGGGTGATCGCTTCATAAGATCACCAAAGCGGCGTAAGAATAATACAAATTTTATTTCTGAGATTTCTGCTTTAAATTCTGGTGATCTTGTTGTGCATATTGATCATGGTATTGGCCAATTTGTTGGTCTAAAAACCATCACTACGACTGGAATTTTACGAGATTGTCTTGAAATTAAATATGCTGGAGGTGATTTACTCTTTTTACCTGTTGAAAATATTGAGCTTCTTTCACGTTATGGTTCAGAAGGAACAGAGGTAACTTTAGACAAATTAGGGGGTGTGGCTTGGCAAGCACGTAAAGCTCGGCTTAAAAAACATTTATTGGAAATGGCAGGGCAATTAATTCGTATAGCTGCGGAGCGTGCGACCCGTGCTGCGCCTACTTTACTTCCACCAGTTGGACCATTTGATGAGTTTGTTGCTGGTTTTCCTTATGAAGAGACAGAAGATCAAATGAACGCCATTGATGCCGTTTTGGATGATTTAGCCTCAGGAAAGCCGATGGATCGCTTGATATGCGGTGATGTTGGCTTTGGAAAAACCGAAGTGGCTATTCGAAGTGCTTTTGTTGCAGCATTAAATGGATATCAAGTTGCTGTTGTTGTACCGACAACTTTGCTTTCACGTCAACATTACAAGACGTTTATTTCCCGTTTTCAAGGATTACCGGTTAAAATTGGTCATGCTTCAAGGCTTGTAAAAACGAAAGAACTTGCACAAGTTAAAAAAGGGATTTCAGATGGTACAATCGATATCGTCATTGGAACCCATGCGTTATTAAGTGGTGCAGTCAATTTTTTACGGTTAGGTCTTCTTATCATTGATGAGGAGCAACATTTTGGGGTAAAACACAAAGAGCGTTTAAAAGAGCTTAAAAGTGATATTCACGTTCTTACACTTTCAGCAACCCCCATACCACGAACTTTAGGATTGGCATTATCAGGAGTCCGTGAACTTTCATTAATTACCACGCCACCCATTGATAGAATGGCGGTTCGTACTTTTATTTCACCATTTGATGCACTTGTTATACGCGAAACTTTGCTTCGAGAATATTATCGTGGTGGACAAAGTTTCTATGTTTGTCCTCGTATTTCTGATCTGGCTTTTGTAGAAGAATATCTCAAAACTCATGTTCCAGAACTCAAATTTGTTATAGCTCATGGACAAATGCCGGCTGGGCAACTTGATGATATTATGAATGCATTTTACGATGGACAATACGATGTTTTGCTATCAACAACCATTATTGAATCGGGTCTTGATATTCCAACAGCCAATACATTAATTGTGCATCGCGCTGAGATGTTTGGTCTTTCTGCACTTTACCAGTTACGAGGAAGGGTAGGGCGCTCAAAACAACGTGCTTATGCACTCTTTACATTTCCTTCTGGTAAAGTTTTAACATCTGCAGCTGATCGTCGTCTTAAGGTGTTACAATCTCTTGATACATTGGGGGCTGGATTTCAATTGGCAAGTCACGATATGGATATTCGTGGTTCAGGAAATTTTTTAGGTGAAGAACAATCAGGACATATCAAAGAAGTTGGATTTGAACTCTATCAAAAAATGCTCGAAGAAGCTGTTGCTGAATTAAAAGATGGAGAGCTAAGTGAGGATAAGCAATGGTCACCTCAAATTTCACTCGCTACAACCGTGATGATACCAGAAAGTTTTGTGCCTGACTTATCATTACGTATGGGGCTTTATCGACGCTTGACAGAACTCGAGAATTTAGAACAAATTGATGAGTTTGCAGCCGAGTTAATCGATCGTTTTGGTCCTTTACCTCTTGAAGTTCAACACATTCTTAAAGTTTTTCATATCAAAATATTGTGTCGAAAAGCTCATGTAGAAAAATTGGATGCTGGACCAAAGGGGATTGTCATACAGTTTCGCAATAACTATTTTGCCGATAGTGTTGCTCTTGTTCAGTGGGTGGGAAAACAAGGTTCAATGGCAAAAATTCGTCCAGATCAAAGTATTGCTCTTATTCGGGATTGGGCTACAGTTGATGAAAGACTTATTGGAGCAGCAACGATTATGACTGAGTTGGTAGAAATGGCAGAAAAACATTCTGTTTAA
- a CDS encoding invasion associated locus B family protein — protein MSHKNFYSAVSVLVGAAALFLVASISANAQTLSQGWYKVCSKQHDVDICNTMNTVLSNTGQPLTAFNLVEIKGKQNEKRIGIQVPTGRFLPEGVHIQIGDGFSKKIPYIICNGPSCIANDVLDDKLIAAMKSGTKMVVTTVNFRGSANPIEFSLNGFTAAYTGPGMEEKDFQQEQIKLQQAIQSNQKEIEERMRAEQEKAKQK, from the coding sequence ATGTCGCATAAAAATTTTTATTCTGCTGTTTCAGTATTAGTTGGAGCAGCTGCCCTTTTTCTTGTAGCTAGTATTTCTGCAAATGCGCAGACTTTGTCGCAAGGTTGGTACAAAGTTTGCAGTAAGCAGCATGATGTTGATATTTGTAATACAATGAATACTGTATTATCGAATACGGGACAACCTTTAACGGCTTTTAATCTTGTTGAAATAAAAGGGAAGCAAAATGAAAAACGTATAGGTATTCAAGTGCCTACAGGTCGTTTTTTGCCAGAAGGTGTTCACATTCAAATAGGTGATGGCTTCTCTAAAAAAATTCCTTATATCATTTGTAATGGACCAAGTTGTATTGCCAATGATGTTTTAGATGATAAGCTTATTGCGGCTATGAAAAGTGGTACAAAAATGGTTGTAACCACTGTTAATTTCCGTGGTTCAGCTAATCCTATTGAATTTTCTCTTAATGGATTTACAGCGGCGTATACCGGTCCTGGTATGGAAGAAAAAGATTTCCAACAAGAGCAAATAAAGCTGCAGCAAGCTATTCAATCAAATCAAAAAGAAATTGAAGAGCGTATGCGGGCTGAGCAAGAGAAAGCAAAACAAAAATAA
- a CDS encoding Rne/Rng family ribonuclease, whose protein sequence is MSNKMLIDASHPEETRVVVVHGNKIEELDFESEHKKQLKGNIYLARITRVEPSLQAAFVEYGGNRHGFLTFSEIHPDYYQIPIADRLALLEEEEKAAVGENPTDVFTEETTKNKKRSRRTKKNAKNNAIAADVENDNTSEAVTIDHTEEILNADVSYDEIEMVGAEDIREELPTYQRKQGRQYKIQEVIKRRQILLVQVIKEERGNKGAALTTYLSLAGRYSVLMPNTARGGGISRKITNVQDRKRLKEIVKELAVPKGMGVILRTAGANRTKAEIKRDYEYLMRLWDTIRTLTLESTAPCLVHEESNLIKRSIRDLYDKNISEILVSGDQGYREAKDFMRMLMPSHAKVVQPYRDPTPIFARNNIEIQLDKMLQPQVSLKSGGYLVINQTEALVAIDVNSGRSTREFSVEKTALQTNLEAAEEVARQLRLRDLAGLIVIDFIDMLEERNVRLVEKKLKDCLKNDRARIQVGHISHFGLLEMSRQRIRISVLESTTQPCPHCAGTGSIRSESSIALHVMRSIEEYLLHNSQHNIIVRTPVATALYVLNHKRNILVNLETRFKLNISIEADDSIGTQHLVISKGTIAESISQSPLEDDNKQEIEDSIFIKSESIDNSPPIETKQKPRRKNRHDEITDPSLSTVHKKEETLSDDSYRRGRRRGRRGGRRNQDNNLHQIRIPYAEPVGDFAQQALAEIKAAHRKRRVPSTQSSKPEEIKDDTQALDVQQQDETTKNETNFKRKTRRTRSSKAVENNLSLENDQNIVEQKSLEEKPKSSSVRKIRAKKAAKSVHEGEDTPPENTKKSTRRTRKNSSSKETTEIEKTLEKETDMKVERTVETSPSPIEETINQPVVISSTSHDSPKTARIGWWKRRTLSKN, encoded by the coding sequence ATGTCAAACAAAATGCTTATAGATGCCTCTCATCCGGAGGAAACACGTGTTGTTGTTGTTCACGGCAACAAAATTGAAGAACTTGATTTTGAATCAGAACATAAAAAACAGCTCAAGGGGAATATTTATCTTGCACGTATTACGCGTGTAGAACCATCTCTCCAAGCAGCGTTTGTTGAATATGGTGGAAACCGACATGGTTTTTTAACATTTTCTGAAATTCATCCTGATTATTATCAAATTCCTATTGCTGATCGCCTTGCTCTTCTTGAAGAAGAAGAAAAGGCAGCTGTAGGAGAAAATCCAACAGATGTTTTTACGGAAGAAACAACTAAAAATAAAAAACGCTCCAGAAGAACAAAGAAAAATGCGAAAAACAATGCTATAGCAGCCGATGTTGAAAATGATAATACCTCCGAAGCTGTAACTATTGACCATACAGAAGAGATATTAAATGCCGATGTTTCTTATGATGAGATCGAAATGGTCGGTGCTGAAGACATCCGTGAAGAACTCCCAACATATCAAAGAAAACAAGGGCGCCAGTATAAAATTCAAGAAGTAATTAAACGCCGTCAAATTTTGTTGGTGCAAGTCATCAAGGAAGAACGTGGAAATAAAGGTGCCGCCCTTACAACATATCTCTCTCTAGCAGGTCGTTATTCTGTTCTCATGCCCAACACAGCACGCGGTGGTGGTATTTCACGAAAAATTACGAATGTGCAAGACCGTAAGCGTCTTAAAGAAATCGTAAAAGAATTAGCCGTTCCAAAGGGGATGGGCGTTATCTTACGAACTGCTGGCGCTAATAGAACAAAAGCTGAAATTAAGCGCGATTATGAATATCTTATGCGGTTATGGGATACGATTCGCACTTTGACACTCGAGTCAACGGCACCATGCCTTGTTCATGAAGAAAGTAATCTTATAAAGCGTTCTATACGAGATCTTTATGATAAGAACATTAGTGAAATTCTTGTCTCTGGAGACCAAGGATATCGTGAAGCGAAAGACTTTATGCGTATGCTTATGCCAAGTCATGCAAAAGTTGTGCAACCTTATCGCGATCCTACACCTATTTTTGCAAGAAATAATATTGAAATTCAGCTTGATAAAATGTTGCAACCACAAGTTTCTTTAAAATCTGGGGGATATCTTGTTATTAATCAAACAGAAGCACTTGTTGCTATTGACGTCAATTCTGGACGTTCTACGAGAGAATTCTCTGTTGAAAAGACAGCTTTACAAACAAACCTTGAAGCTGCAGAAGAAGTAGCGCGTCAATTACGCTTACGTGACCTTGCTGGTTTAATCGTGATTGATTTTATTGACATGCTTGAAGAACGCAATGTGCGATTAGTCGAAAAAAAATTAAAAGACTGTTTAAAAAATGATCGTGCTCGTATTCAAGTTGGCCATATTTCACATTTCGGCCTTTTAGAAATGAGCCGTCAACGTATTCGCATATCAGTTTTAGAAAGTACAACACAACCCTGCCCCCATTGCGCAGGAACAGGAAGTATACGTTCTGAATCATCAATTGCTTTACATGTTATGCGCTCCATTGAAGAATATCTTCTTCATAATTCGCAACATAATATTATTGTGCGCACACCCGTAGCAACAGCGCTTTATGTGTTAAATCATAAACGCAATATTCTTGTTAATTTAGAAACACGCTTTAAACTTAATATTAGTATTGAAGCAGATGATAGTATTGGAACGCAACATCTTGTTATTTCTAAAGGCACAATAGCAGAAAGTATTTCTCAATCTCCATTGGAAGATGACAATAAGCAAGAAATTGAAGATTCTATTTTCATAAAAAGTGAATCTATTGACAATTCTCCTCCCATTGAAACAAAACAAAAGCCTCGACGCAAAAATCGCCACGATGAAATTACTGATCCGTCTCTTTCCACCGTTCATAAAAAAGAAGAGACATTGAGTGATGATTCTTATCGTCGAGGACGCCGTCGAGGACGTCGTGGTGGTCGACGCAATCAAGATAATAATCTTCATCAGATTCGCATTCCTTACGCAGAACCAGTAGGAGATTTTGCTCAGCAGGCTTTAGCAGAAATTAAAGCAGCACACCGCAAACGTCGTGTTCCATCTACTCAATCTTCTAAACCTGAAGAAATAAAAGATGATACGCAAGCTCTCGATGTACAACAGCAAGATGAAACAACAAAAAATGAGACAAATTTTAAACGTAAAACACGTAGAACACGTTCTTCAAAGGCGGTAGAAAATAATCTTTCTCTAGAGAATGATCAAAATATCGTAGAACAAAAATCTCTTGAAGAAAAGCCTAAAAGCAGTTCGGTACGTAAAATTAGAGCAAAAAAAGCAGCAAAATCTGTTCATGAAGGTGAGGATACCCCCCCTGAAAACACTAAGAAATCAACACGTAGAACACGTAAAAATTCATCCTCTAAAGAAACAACAGAAATAGAAAAAACATTAGAGAAAGAAACTGATATGAAGGTGGAGAGAACTGTCGAAACTTCTCCTTCCCCAATTGAAGAAACAATCAACCAACCTGTTGTTATTTCATCAACATCTCATGATTCTCCTAAAACTGCGCGTATTGGTTGGTGGAAACGTAGAACTCTTTCAAAAAATTAA
- a CDS encoding N-acetylmuramoyl-L-alanine amidase yields the protein MIRVFFTQQLKTAYWDVIVQFICFLLFFLLCQTGVQAADPLKLINFRTIGDSAHTRIIALFNSKPNIRLQILDRPARLVINLPTIDFSMQNMPLKKQNALSVMLSDVRYAFSDIQTSRIILTSRTAFVVEKSIVKKLDSGLWQLLVDIRKSTQEKFDKILKSQQRRNFDTKLPLIPAQNFRVVLDPGHGGIDGGARGVTGILEKDVTLDFARALREELQKDPHISVALTRDSNIFLRLSERVKKAQEFDADLFISIHADTIDVHSLRGATVYTISDKASDAIAKSLAESENKVDLLDGLPADETLEVTDILMDLTRRETHTFSVNFANSVISSLSKSHINLINNPHRYANFQVLRASDIPSVLIEIGYLSNKEDEKLLNDPHWRKQMALSIAHSIRQFAEYRQKMVQPL from the coding sequence ATGATAAGAGTTTTTTTTACCCAACAGCTGAAAACAGCCTATTGGGATGTTATTGTGCAATTCATATGCTTTTTATTATTCTTTTTGTTATGCCAAACTGGTGTTCAAGCTGCGGATCCTTTGAAACTTATCAATTTTCGAACCATTGGTGATAGTGCTCATACACGTATAATTGCGCTTTTCAATTCAAAACCAAATATTCGTTTGCAGATTTTGGATAGGCCTGCACGTTTGGTTATCAATTTACCTACAATTGACTTTTCAATGCAAAATATGCCTTTAAAGAAACAAAATGCATTGTCCGTTATGCTCTCAGATGTCCGTTATGCTTTCTCTGACATACAAACTTCACGCATTATTTTGACAAGCAGAACAGCTTTTGTTGTTGAAAAAAGTATCGTAAAAAAATTAGACAGTGGTTTATGGCAGTTGCTGGTTGATATTCGTAAAAGTACACAAGAAAAATTTGATAAGATATTAAAGAGCCAGCAAAGGAGAAATTTTGATACAAAACTACCGTTGATTCCGGCGCAAAATTTTCGTGTTGTTCTTGATCCTGGTCATGGTGGTATTGATGGTGGTGCGCGAGGGGTCACTGGAATTTTAGAAAAAGATGTAACTTTAGATTTTGCACGTGCATTGCGAGAAGAATTACAAAAAGACCCGCATATTAGCGTTGCTTTAACGCGTGATTCTAATATTTTTTTAAGATTAAGCGAAAGAGTTAAAAAAGCGCAAGAATTTGATGCTGATCTTTTTATATCCATTCATGCGGATACGATTGATGTTCATTCTCTTCGCGGTGCTACAGTGTATACCATATCAGATAAAGCTTCTGATGCCATTGCAAAATCTTTAGCTGAAAGTGAAAATAAAGTTGATTTGCTTGATGGTTTGCCTGCAGATGAAACGCTTGAAGTTACAGATATCTTGATGGATCTTACACGGCGTGAAACGCATACATTTTCGGTTAATTTTGCAAATAGTGTTATTTCAAGTTTATCGAAGAGTCATATCAACTTAATCAATAATCCTCATCGCTATGCTAATTTTCAAGTTTTAAGAGCTTCAGATATCCCTTCTGTCTTGATAGAGATCGGGTATCTATCCAATAAAGAGGATGAAAAGTTATTAAACGATCCTCATTGGAGAAAACAAATGGCTCTCTCAATTGCTCATTCTATTCGTCAATTCGCTGAATATAGACAGAAAATGGTACAGCCTCTTTAA
- a CDS encoding penicillin-binding protein 1A has product MIIFFKYLLRFFVATGLCGAITWGVMTSGQANALPDYEVLSLYEPPVMTRVHASDGRLMAEFATKHRLYLPIQSIPKLVKDAFISAEDKNFYHHFGLDPEGLSRALINNIRNIGSGRRPEGASTITQQVAKNFLLSSETTLERKFKEAILAMRIEKTYSKDHILELYLNEIYLGRGTYGIAAASLTYFNKSVNDLTLEQCAYLAALPKGPANYDPFKNTQRAIDRRNWVIDRMVANGYVTRAQGEKAKAKPLGATIRGSDNYVFAADYFTEEVRRRLMHRYGAKTLYEGGLSIRTTLDPHLQMIARRALQNGLIKFDHAHGWRGAYAHIDKKDDDWGAELANITGLSDVPEWRLAVVLSANPNKIEIGLQPQREASGMLSKKREIAVLSEADSKWALHIVKENGYRRTVQSLSHVLQVGDVIFVEKLPNTNNTYRLQQIPKVEGAIVAMEPHTGRVLAMVGGFSFAASEFNRATQAYRQAGSAFKPIVYSAALDNGYTPASVILDGPIEVRQYNGEVWQPKNYGGTFAGPSTLRYGIEHSRNLMTVRLANDMGMPLVAEYAERFGVVDKLQPYLPMALGAAETTVLRMVTAYSVIANGGRSIKPSLIDRIQDRYGKTIYRHDDRICENCNANSWNNQSEPTLIDERDQVLDPMTAYQITSMMEGVVQRGTAARLRYLNKHIAAKTGTTNDSKDVWFMGFTPDLVVGVFVGYDQPASLGYNGTGSSLAAPIFGEFMEDALKGKPDVPFKMPKGMILMPINRKTGMLAERGDQDVIIEAFKPGTGPADIYQVIGGTNSFQEGVPAITTSPQVNKALESGTGGLY; this is encoded by the coding sequence ATGATAATTTTTTTTAAATATCTTCTTCGTTTTTTTGTTGCCACTGGACTTTGTGGCGCAATAACATGGGGTGTTATGACGAGTGGTCAAGCAAACGCACTTCCTGATTATGAAGTTCTTTCACTTTATGAGCCACCGGTAATGACCCGTGTTCATGCTTCTGATGGCCGTCTTATGGCAGAGTTTGCAACAAAACACCGCCTTTATTTACCGATACAATCAATCCCAAAGCTTGTTAAAGATGCTTTTATTTCGGCTGAAGATAAAAATTTTTATCACCATTTTGGTTTAGATCCCGAAGGACTTTCTCGAGCTTTGATCAATAATATTCGTAATATTGGTTCTGGAAGGCGTCCAGAAGGCGCATCAACCATAACGCAACAAGTCGCTAAAAACTTTCTTTTAAGTTCGGAAACAACATTAGAGCGTAAATTTAAGGAAGCTATTTTAGCAATGCGTATTGAGAAAACTTACTCAAAAGATCATATTCTCGAACTTTATCTCAATGAAATTTATTTGGGGCGTGGTACTTATGGTATAGCTGCTGCCTCTTTGACCTATTTCAATAAATCCGTCAATGATTTGACGTTAGAACAATGTGCTTATTTGGCGGCTCTTCCAAAAGGACCAGCAAATTATGATCCATTTAAGAATACACAGCGTGCTATTGATCGGCGCAATTGGGTTATAGACCGGATGGTTGCAAATGGGTATGTAACGCGTGCACAAGGCGAAAAAGCAAAAGCTAAGCCTTTGGGAGCGACAATACGCGGGAGCGATAACTATGTTTTTGCGGCTGATTACTTTACTGAAGAAGTGCGTCGCCGTTTAATGCATCGCTATGGGGCTAAAACACTTTATGAAGGTGGGCTGTCTATTCGTACAACGCTTGATCCGCATTTACAAATGATTGCTCGGCGGGCTTTGCAAAATGGATTAATTAAATTTGATCATGCACATGGATGGCGTGGAGCTTATGCGCATATTGATAAGAAAGATGATGATTGGGGGGCTGAGCTTGCAAATATCACAGGGTTAAGTGATGTTCCTGAATGGCGTTTAGCGGTTGTTCTTTCTGCAAATCCTAATAAAATAGAGATTGGTTTACAACCGCAGCGTGAAGCTTCGGGTATGCTCTCAAAAAAACGAGAAATTGCTGTTTTATCTGAAGCTGATTCAAAATGGGCACTTCATATTGTGAAAGAAAATGGTTATCGAAGAACTGTTCAGAGCTTGTCTCATGTTCTGCAAGTTGGAGATGTCATTTTTGTTGAAAAACTACCCAATACAAACAACACTTATCGTTTGCAACAAATCCCTAAGGTTGAAGGTGCAATTGTTGCCATGGAACCGCACACAGGGCGCGTTCTTGCAATGGTGGGAGGTTTTTCTTTTGCTGCGTCTGAATTTAATCGTGCAACACAAGCTTATCGTCAGGCTGGTTCTGCATTTAAGCCTATTGTGTACTCAGCGGCACTTGATAATGGGTATACACCAGCATCCGTTATTTTAGATGGTCCCATTGAAGTTCGCCAATATAATGGTGAGGTTTGGCAACCTAAAAATTATGGTGGTACCTTTGCAGGTCCTTCAACACTGCGTTATGGTATTGAGCATTCTCGCAATCTTATGACAGTACGGCTTGCCAATGATATGGGAATGCCTCTTGTCGCTGAATATGCAGAACGTTTTGGCGTGGTCGATAAATTGCAACCTTATCTCCCTATGGCCCTAGGAGCGGCTGAAACAACAGTTTTAAGAATGGTTACAGCTTATTCTGTCATAGCTAATGGGGGACGCTCTATTAAACCTTCTCTGATAGACCGAATTCAAGATCGTTATGGGAAGACAATTTATCGTCATGATGATCGTATTTGCGAAAATTGTAATGCGAATTCATGGAATAATCAAAGTGAACCGACTTTAATTGATGAGAGAGATCAAGTTCTTGACCCTATGACAGCTTATCAGATTACATCGATGATGGAAGGGGTTGTTCAGCGTGGTACTGCAGCGCGTTTACGTTATCTCAATAAACATATTGCCGCTAAAACAGGAACCACCAATGATTCTAAAGATGTCTGGTTTATGGGATTTACCCCTGACCTCGTCGTTGGAGTTTTTGTTGGTTATGATCAACCAGCATCGTTGGGATACAACGGGACGGGAAGTTCCTTGGCTGCCCCTATTTTTGGTGAATTTATGGAAGATGCTCTTAAAGGAAAGCCGGATGTTCCCTTTAAGATGCCGAAGGGTATGATTTTAATGCCAATTAATCGGAAAACCGGAATGCTTGCGGAAAGAGGAGATCAAGATGTCATTATAGAAGCATTTAAACCAGGAACTGGTCCTGCTGATATATATCAAGTCATTGGGGGTACGAATTCTTTTCAAGAAGGTGTTCCAGCAATAACCACTTCTCCACAAGTTAATAAAGCGCTTGAAAGTGGGACAGGGGGGCTGTATTAA